The Amblyomma americanum isolate KBUSLIRL-KWMA chromosome 5, ASM5285725v1, whole genome shotgun sequence genome window below encodes:
- the LOC144134577 gene encoding uncharacterized protein LOC144134577, with amino-acid sequence MLSRAPVPTQASSASSEADCDIHAVQVVSSIVSTPMKERLEKEIRDDPYLSEKMAALRANCCKADASALPCLNTTRIPVSQCESIANLRGERYCHLSKRAVQFVCTATTGHAQQQ; translated from the exons ATGTTGTCACGTGCACCAGTGCCAACGCAGGCGTCGAGTGCCTCATCGGAAGCAGACTGCGACATCCATGCCGTACAGGTCGTCTCCAGCATCGTAAGCACGCCAATGAAAGAGCGTCTGGAAAAGGAAATCAGGGATGACCCGTACTTAAGCGAG aagatggccgctctccgggcgaactgctgcaaggccgacgcctccgcacttccctgcctgaatacaacgaggattccagtgtcccagtgcgaaagcattgccaatcttcgaggggaaaggtactgccacctctcaaagagggcagttcagttcgtgtgcacggcgacaactggtcacgcacagcaacagtaa